One Halictus rubicundus isolate RS-2024b chromosome 10, iyHalRubi1_principal, whole genome shotgun sequence genomic window carries:
- the Bigmax gene encoding helix-loop-helix-leucine zipper transcription factor bigmax, with translation MAETLHKDGYEMSSIAMRGGGGNMGTDSDMKLEPSSPTEKYTFSRCSSTGSVNTPSSSAHNTEDEDSDNKNSTISYKERRREAHTQAEQKRRDAIKKGYDSLQDLVPTCQHTDSSGYKLSKATVLQKSIDYIQFLLQQKKKQEEERNALRKEVVALRIMQANYEQIVKSHQTQPGHAEMRISDETKFQVFQAIMDRLFQTFNNISVANFQELSGCVFSWLEEHCKPQTLREVVLSVLQQLNSQIS, from the exons ATGGCAGAGACGTTGCACAAAGATGGATACGAAATGT CGAGTATAGCAATGCGTGGGGGAGGTGGAAACATGGGAACCGACAGTGATATGAAGCTGGAGCCGTCTAGTCCTACAGAAAAATATACATTCTCTCGTTGTAGCAGTACTGGATCAGTGAACACACCATCTTCGTCGGCGCATAATACAG AAGATGAAGACAGCGATAACAAAAATTCTACTATAAGCTACAAGGAGCGCAGAAGGGAAGCACATACCCAAGCTGAACAGAAACGGAGGGACGCGATTAAGAAAGGATACGATTCCCTCCAAGATTTGGTTCCCACTTGCCAGCATACCGATTCGTCAGGCTATAAATTATCTAAAGCTACTGTGCTGCAGAAGTCGATAGATTACATACAGTTTTTGttgcaacaaaaaaagaaacaagaggAAGAACGTAATGCTTTAAGAAAAGAGGTTGTCGCTTTGCGTATTATGCAAGCTAATTACGAGCAGATTGTTAAATCCCACCAGACCCAACCGGGACACGCAGAAATGCGTATATCCGATGAAACCAAATTTCAAGTG TTCCAGGCAATTATGGATCGTTTGTTTCAAACtttcaataatatttctgtagCAAATTTTCAAGAGTTATCCGGATGCGTGTTCAGTTGGTTGGAGGAACATTGTAAACCTCAG actttacgAGAAGTGGTACTGTCAGTACTCCAACAGCTTAACAGTCAAATCAGCTAG
- the LOC143357657 gene encoding LOW QUALITY PROTEIN: short transient receptor potential channel 4 (The sequence of the model RefSeq protein was modified relative to this genomic sequence to represent the inferred CDS: substituted 1 base at 1 genomic stop codon): MDFDPDNIRLQRESSVIVPRLHEFEKEFFELVDYGDVAPVSQFLAENPNFNINAIDFQGFTALHIAVRNRDMPMVELLLSYPDIDPGDTHLYAIANDDQRIVNLILNKLNKLTPGLEYVGVTQSADFPDDATPLLVAAQYGHFELIDYLKKRHHSIPRPHPPNCNCEECKAKGLDEINDTVVRLRRSERERSDLLTIEKMRLFTYRAIANPAYICQTVEDPILEAFNISYEINMAADMNKEFYYEYKELAEKVSEFATELIDCARTIDEVDIILKQPTGFAISSKFEYPRLLFALHYKQKSFVAHANVQQSFVILRIPLLQLIKSRWVEDWYEWHMMNNWMKAMHVMLRVAMLPVIFVIVLCLPNSRYSKSYQTPVNKFISFSASYILFLVLVFLQSHTDKTQQLRGPPNTGIQTIPXLYIWFLSIYILSYTWATIRLCLIHGPRVFFSKSWYWFEITMLFLFILTFLFWISAAIDVHSHGQLELERKYWNRHDPTLVAEGIFCLATIMAFSKLFYFCLLDYDLGPLQLSLGKMISDVVKFAVLYAIILFAFTAATCKLYQYYDGMVQIDDESKIKTQQVSSFVNFTAALKTFFWAFFCMSPMESADVIIENLPGESKHESVINHHTFTQNIGYIVFAAYTFIVVVLILNMLIACMSNTMTQVTENMIVEWTFGRTETYVDFMLTTTLPPPFNMIPTLIGIQPIVEYAKLLLKPQKGKRARWDINHCCFIESSETDKDRQFSMVMSQLVQRYFRKKNKESDENEMDSLKKEIVELTAVLRDALSSD, from the exons ATGGACTTCGATCCGGACAACATCAGATTGCAAAGA GAATCGAGTGTCATTGTTCCGCGTCTTCATGAATTCGAGAAAGAATTCTTCGAGCTTGTCGATTATGGCGATGTGGCGCCCGTGAGCCAGTTCCTCGCTGAGAACCCTAACTTCAACATCAACGCCATTGACTTTCAG GGTTTCACGGCGCTTCACATCGCAGTTCGTAACAGGGACATGCCGATGGTGGAATTACTGCTGTCCTATCCGGACATCGACCCAGGGGATACTCACCTGTACGCCATCGCGAATGACGATCAGCGAATCGTCAACCTAATACTGAACAAATTGAACAAATTAACGCCGGGTCTCGAGTACGTCGGAGTCACGCAAAGTGCCGATTTTCCCGACGATGCGACGCCTCTCTTGGTGGCTGCACAATACGGCCACTTCGAATTGATCGACTACCTCAAGAAGCGGCATCACAGCATCCCTAGGCCGCATCCACCTAACTGCAACTGCGAGGAATGCAA GGCGAAAGGGCtggatgaaattaatgataccGTTGTTCGACTGCGCAGAAGCGAACGAGAAAGATCCGATTTGCTGACGATCGAGAAAATGCGATTATTCACGTACAGAGCGATCGCGAACCCGGCGTACATTTGCCAGACGGTCGAAGACCCAATTCTCGAAGCCTTCAATATATCTTACGAGATCAACATGGCCGCCGACATGAACAAAGAATTCTATTACGAGTACAAAGAGCTCGCCGAG AAGGTCTCCGAATTCGCGACCGAGCTGATCGACTGCGCGAGGACGATCGATGAGGTGGACATCATTTTGAAACAGCCCACGGGGTTCGCCATTTCCTCCAAGTTCGAGTACCCGCGCCTACTATTCGCCCTGCACTACAAACAAAAGAGTTTCGTTGCCCACGCGAACGTACAACAG AGCTTCGTAATCCTTCGAATCCCTTTGCTCCAGCTGATCAAAAGCAGATGGGTGGAGGATTGGTACGAGTGGCACATGATGAACAACTGGATGAAGGCCATGCACGTGATGCTGCGCGTCGCGATGCTTCCAGTGATCTTCGTGATCGTGCTCTGCTTGCCGAACTCGCGGTACTCGAAGTCTTACCAGACGCCGGTTAACAAATTCATCTCGTTCTCCGCGAGCTACATACTGTTCCTGGTCCTGGTGTTCCTGCAATCGCACACGGACAAGACCCAACAGCTTCGCGGACCGCCTAACACCGGTATACAAACGATCCCCTGAC TGTACATTTGGTTCCTGTCGATTTACATCCTCTCGTATACCTGGGCGACGATTCGTCTCTGTCTGATCCACGGCCCGAGAGTCTTCTTCTCCAAGTCTTGGTATTG GTTCGAGATAACAATGCTGTTTCTTTTCATCTTAACTTTCCTATTTTGGATCTCGGCTGCAATAGACGTGCACAGTCACGGACAACTTGAATTGGAAAGAAAATACTGGAATAGGCACGATCCTACGCTCGTTGCCGAAGGAATTTTCTGTCTGGCGACCATCATGGCTTTTTCAAAACTGTTCTATTTTTGCCTGCTCGACTACGATTTGGGCCCTCTTCAGCTCTCCCTGGGGAAAATGATCAGCGACGTTGTGAAGTTCGCCGTTCTGTACGCGATCATTTTGTTCGCTTTCACCGCAG CCACGTGCAAGCTCTATCAGTATTACGACGGAATGGTGCAAATCGATGACGAATCGAAAATCAAGACGCAACAAGTGAGCTCGTTCGTCAACTTTACGGCCGCTTTGAAGACCTTCTTCTGGGCGTTCTTCTGCATGAGCCCCATGGAAAGCGCGGACGTGATCATTGAGAACCTTCCGGGGGAATCGAAGCACGAGAGCGTCATTAATCATCACACGTTCACCCAAAACATCGGCTACATAGTGTTCGCCG CATACACGTTCATCGTGGTAGTGTTAATCCTTAACATGCTAATCGCGTGCATGTCGAACACTATGACTCAGGTCACGGAAAACATGATCGTGGAGTGGACATTTGGCCGTACAGAG ACTTACGTAGATTTCATGCTCACGACGACTCTTCCGCCGCCATTTAATATGATTCCAACGCTCATTGGAATCCAGCCAATCGTCGAGTACGCGAAACTACTTCTGAAACCACAGAAAGGCAAACGGGCACGCTGGGATATCAATCACTGTTGCTTCATT GAGTCCTCGGAGACAGACAAGGATCGTCAGTTCTCTATGGTAATGTCTCAGCTGGTTCAACGGTATTTCCGAAAGAAAAATAAGGAGTCCGACGAGAACGAAATGGATAGTTTGAAGAAAGAAATTGTGGAGCTGACTGCAGTGCTGCGAGACGCTTTATCTTCGGATTAA